The DNA sequence GTAACAGTCAGAGATTAAAGGCATATGAGAGGGACAAATGCTTGGTTGTTTGAAGTGAAACACatgtttttagtttatttagtgACGTTCTGCTCTCATAGGTGAGTGTGGTGTCAGATCCAGGACGTCGTGGGCAACACAACACCCTCAGTCCATTCCCAAGCCCCTTCAGGAGCCCGTTCCGCAGCCCTTTACGCTGCAGCCCCTTTAAAAACCTGGGTCACGCCACCGGCCACTGCGCCCTGGATCTGGACTGTGATGACGACGACATGAACCTCGGCTGCTTCATCCTCATGTTTGATCTCATCTTAAAGCAGGTGATGACAAGTGGCTTGTATTGGAGTAACAAGTAAAACGTTTTAAGTACGAACACTATCACATTACACCGCCATTATTACAACATACACAACAAATTAAATGTTCAGTATatagagaaaaatgacacacacgATGCAATGACAAGAAAGCCCACAGGTGGGATCTTGAGATTTGTGGGTCGTGCTCCACTTTTTGCTCCTCTGTTTTTACGTTCGTCTCCCCCCGCTGTCCCAGATGGAGCTCCAGGATGACGGTGTGATGCTGGGTCTAGACAGCAGCCTGGGGAAGGATATCGTGGGCATCATCAACAACGTCTTTCAGGCCCCGTGGGGGGGCTCGCACACCTGCCAGAAGGATGAGAAGGCCCTAGAGTGCAGCCTGTGCCAATCCAGCATTCTGTGCTACCAGCTGGGCTGTGAGCTCCTGGAGAGGCTGACCCCCCGGGAAGAGATACGCCTGGTGGTGAGACGCACAGCATGCATTTTTAAGCACTAAATATAAATTAACCCCGTACATTAAGCAGATACGGCTCTGAAATGAATGCCACATAGCCTCCACGTCCCACAGTGCCAGAAACACCACTGTGTGTCACTGTTGTTGTAGttacataaaacagaaaacatgccaatctctgtctctctttgcaAGCAattcttaaaaaacaaacaaacttgtgAGTATCAAGCTCAGCCATattacagatgtttattttcatgtgcAGGAGCCTACAGACACTTTGGAGGAAACTTTGATCTTACCTCAACCAGATTTCTCCCTCGGGACGGAGAATGGaagtgaagaagaagacaacCCGAGTGGCACGCAAACCGACAACCCCACTGACAACCCTTCTCCTGATAATGCATGTATGTATCAGTTGTGTTGGAATAAAAGCTGCACTTAGGTTTTTATAGATATAAAGAGATATTTGGAGATTTTAGGAAGTATGCCGGTTTGCTTTAGCTCAGTTAATTAGATTAATAGAAGTTAATCTTACCAGTTGCCGATTATGACTTTACACTTTAcagaatacattaaaaatacacatattctctttctttcttcgaGTTAATCAGATAAGCAGTTTGACCCTTCTCACTGCAATGACAATCCAAGATATAGTCAGGGCATAAACctgtgtaaaatgaaaaattatagTTTTTTATATAGTGAGATACTGCAGTAccagaatatatatatttccattttttattctATGTGCTTTTACAAAGTTCAGACCAACTTGAAAGCTGAACTGCTTCTAATAGTTTTCTTCCTTCCAGCCATGAAGAATAACTCCGATAAGAAGTTCTCCTACCAGCAGCTCCCTGTGTCTTTGCAGCTTATATACACCATCCTGCAGGTACTTGTTCTGTATATCTAATTATTAAGCTGAGGTAAGCATTTATACAAGGTCATTCGGGGAAGAAAATAATCCATATTAACCTTTCAGCATTTTGTGATTCaagtggtctgagaggaaaTTACATTTCTGCACCTCTTCTTGGCTTATTTTAGAAAATCCAGGACACCGTGTGAGACTTTAGCCAGTAACATGTTTTTTcattcctgagcaggtgaaatAATATATTAGGAGCAATTAAGTCACCAGTGATAGTAGGAAGCGGTGGCCGTAGGGATTATAAGCAAAAGACTTCTTTTAGAAAATGGGTTTTGAATCCTGTGAGAAGCCAAATATCAATATTACTTTTGGCTATTTGACTTTTTGCATGTATCAGTGATCACCTGGGGGGAGAGATTTAGGACAGAGAGGGGACAGATGCAAAAGAAAGGCCATATTTTCCATTTCTGGCATATTTTTGCAGCTTGTAAACTGAGGCAGAAACAGACTAGAGgcgtttaaaaatgtttcttgtgaTTTATTGGAGTGAACATGTGGTGCGCTGTGAGTCACGCATCTCTTCTGTATTGTCAGGAAATGTCCAAGTTCGAGGAGCCTGACATCTTGTTCAACATGCTCAACTGTCTGAAGATCCTGTGTCTCCATGGAGAGTGTTTATACCTCGCCCGCAAGGATCACCCCCAGTTCCTGGCCTACATCCAGGAGAAGATGCTCATCCCGAGGTGTGCGCTGTCGGCTCTCCTCACACAGAAAGGGAACATATGTACAGAAATATTTGTTTGCAGCAGCTGGATTAGCAATCTTTTTGTGCCTGAGTCGATTCTTCTATTTGTTTCAGCCTGTGGTCGATGTTGAAGTCAGAGTTTTGCCAGCTGGCCTCCCTGGCGGTGCCTCAGCTTCTACATGCCCTCTCTCTATCCCATGGGGCAGACATCTTCTGGAACCTCATCAACACAAACTTCAacagcaaagactggaaaataCGATTTGAAGCTGGTGAGATGGAGTAAAATTGCTTATTATGTGTATCTGATACCTGCAACAGCTGAAGAGTATGCAGCTTCGTTtgcattttagatcatttcatttttggattttataatttatctttgtgttgtgaatgaatgaatggttaCAGGGAGAGCCCCCCGTCCGGCTTATATAATAAGCTCCCTAAACCGCTGCCTGCCCACATCTCCCCCttgtgttgccatggttaccttGTGGCTCAAACAGGCGGCCAAGAGGAGTTGTGGGATTGATAAGGTTTTTCTTGCCTTGTGATTGGCAGAGAGGAGCTGTATGACCTTGAGACAGAAGCAGAGGACACGTCCTCTGACTTGATGTATGATACAGGAAATAGCAGAGAAATGACATGACAGAAGCCTCAGATACTCAGTACACATTTTCCATAAGGTGTAAAGTCATTACTCCATTGTGTATAAAATCACCTatggaaacattaaaataaaatcagttatCTGGTCTTTCCGTCTACTAAAATGATGTGTCACGATGACAGCTTGAGCTGACTACGACCACTTCTAAtgttattataaatatttactAGTAGAGCTGAAGCAGATGTTTGCAGTAAATGGGCATGAATCATACAAAATAATCTGTTTTAGCCTTAATAAAACCAAAAGACTATCCTCTCCCTGCAGAGTCCCACACTCTCTCCAACACTGACACCTAGCGGTCCACACTGGCTGCTACCCTTCAGCTCAGAGTGGGTGAGAGCTTATGGATTTCAGAATAAAGCGTCTATTTTTAGAGTCTAATCTGAGTCGTGATAAATAAATGCACCAATTACTGAAAgggtctttttgtttttagtgatGCCTGCATGCATTGTTATTTTATGGCTCACTGGCAAAGAGGATGTGGGACACTGTGTCGTGCACAGTGGCAACGTGTGTGATTTTGGCTTCTGTGACTCTGAATGTTACATTTAGTAAGTTATTTGCAGTATTCATGCTTTTATAAGCGACATAATTCTGCTTTTTAATGGCACACGGAACAGATATATGATTTAATGTAGCAATTTCGTAGTTTTCACCTAACAAACAAAAGCACGTTGATTCACTGATGCATCACACAAAGACAATAATGTTGGCAAAGATCGCAGTCAAGTAATACATGCCCTTATCCTAATGATCCTCATCTATGACCTCATGCCTGCCTCTGTTTATTAAATCATTATAATTATATTAGGACATCTGGCCGCTCAGTTGCCTCTTGTTCATATTTGTGTTCTGTCTGTGTTGCTGTTGATTCACTTTCACTCGTTATTCTCGTGAAATCCTCCCAGTCGAGAAGGTAGCGGTGCTGTGTCGGTTCCTGGACATCGGCGCGGTGACTAAAAACCACTTGCTGAAATACGCTCTGGCCCACGCTTTCTGCTGCTTCCTGGCGTCTGTGGAAGACGTGAACCCAGCTGTGGCAACCAGGGCGAGACTGCTGCTGGACACCATCAAGAGGCCGGCCCTGCAGGTGAACTGCACTTCTGCTGCACAAATTAGTCTGTCACATACAGTAAATGTAAGTCCAGAAACCATTAAGCATTGTGGGACCTCAAAGGAGCTACAAAATTGTAACAAATGGTGTATTTGCTAAGATAAATGGcaacatttctgttatttacaGGCTTACAGAAGGAGTATAGACATTCTTGCACAATGGCgaataaatatatttcatgTCTGTTTAAGTAGGAGTGAATATTTTGAagcacatacagtatgtttatgcatttgcaataataaaaacaatacatttcaCCTTTGTCTATGAAATTAAGTCTCCAGAATCCACTAGTAATACAATTGGTTTCTATTTTCTCTGCAGAAATATTGTAGACAGTCGTGTGTTTAGACCTGCCTGTGTTCATGTCATGCTGTGCAttaatgtgtgtgcattttgcAGGGCTTGTGTCTGTGTCTGGATTTCCAGTTCGACACAGTCGTGAGGGATCGCCCCGTCATTCTCAGCAAACTCCTGCTGCTGCACTtcctgaagaaagacattcCCGCACTGAGCTGGGAGTTCTTTGTCAACCGCTTTGAAACATTATCTCTGGAGGCTCAGCTACACCTGGACTGCAACAAGGAATTCCCTTTCCCTACTAGTGTGTAGCTTCCATGTCCCCATTCAGATATTAGCACCTGCTTCACGTCCACTGCCAACAAGAGAAGCATTACCGTCCAAACTGAGTTTGCAATCTCTTCTTTTGACAGCAATTACAGCTGTACGAACCAATGTGGCAAACCTCAGTGACGCAGCCATGTGGAAGATACGGCGGGCCCGGTTTGCCAGGAATCGGCAGAAGAGTGTTCGTTCCCTCCGTGACAGTGTGAAGGGAGATCCATCAGAGTCTAAACGGGCGTTTTCGCTCCCCGAGTCACTGACCAACCGACTTCGTGAGTAGCAGAGACCAGCCAGTCTATCAGTGTGAATCTGAACCTGTGTCGCTTTCATTCAATCAGTGGTCAAATACTGCTTGCAAATAACTTAGTGAAGGGCCTCATATGTGCTTTTGGTCCACATTAGAGTGCAGAGAAACCCATTAATGTGTCTTAAAGTCAAATTAATGTCCATTTCTATTTGGAAAACAACCTGACCTTGTCTTTTATGTCAGAATACGATAATTACTGCCCATTTTTAGTTTCTTGTGGGTTACAAAAAACCTTTTCCATTTGCAAATACTATTTGACCGAAGCTGATTCCATTTtcctaatgtttttttccttactTGTTTGTTCTTGACATTCATTTCACTTAAATGTCTAACTACTGCTCTGTGTGAAAAAGAGGAACTCCCCGTTGTGTCATTCACTTTATCTCTGTCTCTGCGCAGCAGGCTGTCTGAGTTTCTGGGACAAGTTACTTATCTTGGCCTTAAACCATGATGGGATTTTGGAGATTTGTGGTTGGCCCTAAATCTTGATGACACCTGGATTTGAGGCCTGatagtgtgttttgtgtgtgtgtgtgtgtgtgtgtgtgtgtgtgtgtgtgtgtgtgtgtgtgtgtgtgtgtgtgtgtgtgtgtgtgtgtgtatgtttgtgtgtgcacatgtgctgGATGATCACGGAGCTCAGACATGTGTCCTGTGCCACCTCCCCTGTGTGCTCTCCTAAATTGTGTTCTTCATATGTGGTTTTTAGCTCTAAGGCTTTCGAGGCAGGAGCACTCTGCCCCGACACTGGGAGATATGATAGAGAAAGTCCTGCCAGGTAAATAACAATCCAAATCTGAAACATGCAGTATAACTCTTCATAATCACACCATGTTTGAGGAAGTACAGTCTAAGTagcaataaaacacaagaacaacgtgacagtcattgttttttcatCCTGCCTACAGGATTAAATTGATTCTGAcacaggaaagaaagaaaaacacacttttactAACAGCTAGcaggtctttttttatttgtatttaccCCTTTTACAAATTCCACGAACACGCATGTTTACAACATGAAGATGTCTCCACCTCTCTCAACAGAGAAGTGGACAGGCTGAGTTGACTCCCCCCACCCCTCTGTGCTGTCACCcctctccctgctgctgctACCCTCTCCCCCCCCATCTCCTCCCCCATCTCCTCCCCCATCTTCTCCCCCTGTCTTCAGCACGTTTCCTCCCGCACTTTAACCCTGACGCTTCAGCCCCTCTTGCAGGCCAGACCCCTTCTCCGGAGGACGACACCGTCATCAGAGACCTGCTCCCTGAGGACGCCGGCATCGATCACCAGACGGTTCACCAGCTCATCATGGTGCTCATGAAATTCATGGCCAAGGACCAGAGCAGTGCCGAGGCCGACATCGGCAGCGCCAAGGCTTTCAACACAGTGAAGCGTCACCTGTACGTGCTGCTGGGTTACGACCAACAGGAGGGCTGCTTCATGATCGCACCGCAGAAGATGCGCACCTCCACCTGCTTCAATGCCTTTATTGCCGGCATTGCACAGGTGACCCACATACAATCTAGTTTCAGATTTTTGCTGGGAGCCTAACAGTACAGCGCATTTAACTGTTGTTTCCTCCAGGTGATGGACTACAACATTGGTTTAGGAAAGCAGCTGCTCCCTCTGGTGGTCCAGGTGTTGAAGTACTGCACGTGTCCGCAGTTGAGACACTATTTTCAGCAGCCGCCCAGATGCTCCCTGTGGGCCCTGAGGCCTCACATTCGGCAGATGTGGCTCAAAGCTCTGCTAGTTATCCTGTACAAGGTACTTTTACATTACTATGCATCACTCAGTCACCAAGAAAACGTTACCACTAAATGACTCCCTTATCTTGCTGTGCCATATTTTCTTCATATCTTATGATATGCAGTCTGATTTTTTATGCTATATAGTACCCTTATAGAGACATGGACGGCAGTAAAGTGGTCCTCCATCTGATCCACATCACCATCAACACACTGAACGCACAGTATCACAGCTGTCGACCCCACGCCACAGCAGGACCACTCTACAGCGACAACTCCAACATGAGCCGCtacagtgaaaaagaaaaaggtgaaGCAGGATAATAAATGTTGTTTATCTCAACAGCAGGCTTCTATTATAGCTGCAAATATGATGCAATAAGTAGagatatttatatatacttAGTGAGTGTGACTGCAATAAGCTTAAGATGTCTGATTAAAAAGGTTTGCTGAGGCTAATTATTTGCGATATTTGTTGTGAAGTATGTGCTGCAATTTCTACAAATAAATGAGGACTGCATTTTGGAAGAAACCAAATTGCTGTTTCATTTATAAATTATTGATCATAATTTCAAAACAGGATGGAAGTGGTACATGAATGCAGGGCTGATGttaattttccatattttttctcCATATTAGAAGAGGACAGTGTCTTCGATGAGTCAGACGTCCATGACACGCCGACGGGTGCCGCTAACAAGGAGTCACAGACCTTCTTTGCCCGCCTGAAGAGGATCGGCGGCAGCAAGTCTGTGAAATACCAGCCGGTAGAGCTGAATGCCAAGAAAAGTAAGAAGCAGAGGCTTTCAAAATCAAGTGATTGAATCTTtttcagcagaacattttcatgATTGCAGGAGGCGTGTTGCTTTCACTGCTATAAACTCTCATTTTGCCTTTGTGTATCAGGTGAAATTGAGCTGTCAGAGTACCGTGAAGCCAGCGCCCTTCAGGACAGCATTCTGCACTGTGTGAGGGAGGAGAGCACCAGGAAAAAGCGGCTACAGGCCATGCACAAGCAGAAGTCTCTGGACATTTCCAACACAGACTCCATTCTTTTCAGCCTGGACGAACATCGGCGCAAGTCCTGCATTGATCGTTGTGACCTGCAAGCCCCCCCTGTGGTCCCGCCTCCGTCCTCGGCCACGTCCCACAGCAGGCATCACATTAAAGGATCCTCCGATGGCTCTTCGTTTCGAGTGGAGGCCATCGATCCAGTGGACCGGCGGGGCTCTCGAGGCGGGCAGTCTGACATCTCCAAACCTGTCATCCCAGAAGTCCGCCTCAGCTGCATGGAGACCTTTGAGGACAAACAGGATCAGAGTTCGTTAAGCGGATCGACACAGGGGAAGGAGGACCAAGACCTCATTGACCTCTCCTCTGACTGCACCTCAATTCCAGAAAAACACTCACTGCTCTCCATGTCTGACAGCGACTCCTTGGTGTTCGAACCGCTGCCTCCTCTGAGGATCGTGGAGAGCGACGAGGAGTTTGACCTCAACACCATCATAGGTTCCAAATTCAACGGCAGTCCAAAGATCTCAGCTTCTCCTGCGAGCAGCAACACTTTGCGATTGTCTCCCGTGGTTCAGGTGAGCGTGGAGGACTTTTCCAGTGACAAAAAGACTCTCAAGGGAGAGGAGGGCTCTCTGAAAGCATTTTTGGAGAAGAAGCCTGGCCGCGTGACTCACAGCACCTCTCTGGAACTCCCTGACAGACCGGAGAACATCTGCCATGAAAGTCCCATGACCCTGAAGCAGAAGAGAGACCTGCTGAGGAAGAGCCCACATGTCCCTGACACCTCGCTAGACGACACATATGTGACCCCTGAAGAGGTGAGGATTGGGATGGGACCCGGCACGAGTCCATCAGGCAGGACTATCTTCCTGGACATCCCAGAAGACAGAGCAGAGCCTCTTTCCTCGCCAGAGAAAAGCAACAGCAATGATGACGAGGAGGATGGAGAcgacgaagatgaagacgacatgGGCGATGAAGCGGACAGCGACCCCAAACCTGACAACGCAGATGATAACGATGAAGCCGAGTTTAAAATCCAGATCGTGCCCAGACAACGCAAGCAGAGGAAGATTGCTGTGAGCGCCATCCAGAGGGAGTACCTGGACATCTCGTTCAACACGTTCGACAAGCTGGGCGGTGAGCAGACCACAGAAACAGGTAACGAGAACGGACAGATAAACATCTTACAGTTGAAGTTAAAGTGAGAACTAAAACTGCAACTGAGAGTCCATGACTGACTCACCTGTGACCAACAGTTTTCAGGTGAATTAGAGGCCGTGTTTacaaagagcagagaggagacaacagTAGAGATTAAGAGCAAAATGATACatacttgatcaataaaataaatactggaggagcaagttgtcagcaagttgttgaaagatacattcagctTGGTGAAATATCATCCTAGAGTTGAggctgaaaaatgtaaatagttaataTCTATAGCATCTTTTTTCCCAGTacaatgttggacatgttgattccattttttttttttaaatttttacaaagtaaacaatcaaagaaactttttttaagcATTATTAGAACCGTGTCATTCATAATTGTGCATTTTTGAGACCtctctttttatattttactttatattgcagtaaaaaatggaCCCACAGCGACTAAAGATGCGACAGGAGTAAAAACAACCCTGCTGATGTGCAGTCACAGTTTATGTTCCTGacaaatgattttgtttttctgactcGCTCACAACAGCTGTCCCTTGGTCCTTAGCTAACGCTTACATCAATGCTGCATTTAATAAACAATTTTCCTGTACATTTTTGTGACTGTGGACCTTACGTACAacttttaacagaaaaactcaGGACTCACCATTCCAGTCTTGCTTTTATCTAGAAACTTTTGCTATATTTTACcttaattctttttatttttttaatgtcacacCCCTCTCTGCTGTAGTCTGTGTACGGCTTTGCAGTTCTTGGTTCACTTCGCAccatcaaaatgaatcaaattaaaaatgggTGTGAAACTTTCATTATCCATTTGtgaacaaaaatcaaaaatgactcaatattctaattttcccATTTGTGTGTTTCATGCTAGTGGTTGCACTGCACCAGTAGCACCCAGAGGAGTCTACAGTCACCCAACAACattatgtattatatatatatatagtgcatCTGACTATGCAGTTATTTATAGGCTACACATAGGCCTTAATAAAATGCTATAGAAAAGATATTGTCTGCAACATTATTATAATAATGTTGGGGAGGCAACTCAAAAAGGTATTTTGAGGCTCTTTGTTTAATCTTAACAGCAACAATATTAACAATACATTGGTCTATGACTCCAGTCTGTGAGTAATATTCACATATGCCTCCAAACCTTCCCAAATGAGATAGCTGTTAAATTACTGCATGGtcagaacacaacacagaaatgcaaaataagaatattaagtcttttttttttttgtttttgtgaagcagcaacacaaatgcaaacaatTAGAAATTAAACTCAGTGACAATTACCCATAATACTACTTTAAAacccatttttcatttgatggGTTTTCTTAAACAAAGAACTGCAAGgactgttgttttttaaatattcctttatgTTTGCAAATCTCTTCATCTTTCTGAATGAATTGTACTAtgtgaattcagttttattattattttatcatcgAAGTAACATCACATTACCAGTGGGCGCTCTACTGCCCTCAGATCTTTACCCTACTAACCACTTCAGCTTTGTATTGtcctctgttgtgtgtgtgtgtgtgttcgcctTTTCCATTATACAAACACTTCAGCAATGAGTGCGTCAAAGGTGAAATGGGGATACTTTAAACTAATTTATAGGTAGAAGGACAGGGCAGTTTATTGTGTATCGCTCTTCTACAAAATAGGGATGCTATTATTCATACTGATGCAACAAAGCACTAAACCTCACATAACAAATTAGAATTAAATTAGCCCTAAATGCACCTTAACTGTTGTGACCTTCAGACAGTAAACAATTGTAGAGCAATTTTACTTATGATTATCATTGGATAATATTCTCCTGGCATAGGCTAGCTTATATTCTGATGCCCACGCCCTGCCCATATTGCCTTGCAGATCACAAAGTTATGTCAACCTTGGAAAAGCCACGAGAATCTGCGTCAGCCCCAACTCTCGAAGCCGCTATGCCTGAAACAAGCCATCGTTCTTCAGTATCAAGTAGGATCCAAATACTTTTCTACACAATCCTTACCTTAATTTTTagtcaaactgtgtttttattgtggttATAATAAGGAAAGCCTTCATTTTATGCATATTTGTTCATATCATTTTTCTCATTGCAGATGAATTTATTATGACTTTACATCAGTtagaaatatgaaatatatatttttggccATCTTATCCatgaaaacaatacattttcaaaggacacacactaaaataaatcacattggatgtttcatgaatttatttccTAAATAAATTCCCTCTAAACTATTGTTGTAATGATTTAGTTCTTCATAGAACTGGGCTGAATGTTTGAATTTTGTCTTTCTGATATAAGTGATGCTGACCATTCTCTTTTCACCTGTCTTCCCCCATTTTCATGAAACTACACACACATTTGTTGTTGCTGAAGCTGTAATGAGTTTAACAGACTCTTAgtcctgttttctgtgtctgaCCTTTAGCTCAGTACCGTCAGGTGAAACGAGGCTCTCTGGGAGCTCTGACCATGAGTCAGCTCATGAAGAGACAGCTGGAGCATCAGTCCAGCGCGCCGCATAACATCTGCACGTGGGAGGCGGGTCAGTTTCTTACTCCGTGAAGATGTTTTGAGAAGACAAGTAGATGTAGTAAGATATATAGGAAAACAAAAGACACTGCAAATTAatagaaaaatgtgcaaatgaacaaATAGGAATATTCTGGTATATATTTCAACCAACAAATTTTGAATAGTTACATCATGGCTCATTTTTAGAGAAATTTGTCCTGTGCAGAGGGCTATGGAAAAAATATAGTTGATGTTATTCTGTTGCTTTATGTTTGGCAGGTCCTACAAAAACCAGCCTTCTCTCAGCACCAAGCACCGTCAGCATGTTCGTCCCTGCACCAGAGGAGTTCATAGACGAGCAGCCGACCACCATGTCTGACCGGTGAAGCAACCACTCGCTAACTATATCCGTCTGGAAGTAAGTCATCTTAATGCCTAATCTGACCTGGTGTGTTTCTACGTGATGTCCCAGGTGTCGGGACTGTGCGGCCGTCCTGGAGGAATACGACGAGGAGACCCTCGGCCTCGCAGTGGTCGTTCTCTCCATGTTCATCCACCTGAGCCCTGATTTGGCTGCTCCTATGCTCCTCGACATCATGCAGTCTGTGGGCAG is a window from the Amphiprion ocellaris isolate individual 3 ecotype Okinawa chromosome 20, ASM2253959v1, whole genome shotgun sequence genome containing:
- the LOC111578958 gene encoding protein unc-79 homolog isoform X2, which translates into the protein MSTKAEQFASKIRYLQEYHNRVQHNIYPVPSGTDIANTLKYFSQTLLSILSRTGRKENQEASNLAVPMTMCLFPVPFPLTPSLRPQVSSINPTVTRSLLYSVLRDAPSDRGGQGQQSRDAQLSEYPSLDYQGLYVTLVTLLDLVPLLQHGQHDLGQSIFYTTTCLLPFLSDDILSTLPYTMISTLATFPPFLHKDIIEYLSTSFLPMAILGSTRREGGVPAYVNLSASSMLMIAMQYTSNPVYHCQLLECLMKHKQEVWKDLLYVISYGPSQVKPPAVQMLFHYWPNLKPPGAISEYRGLQYTAWNPIHCQHIECHNAINKPAVKMCIDPTLSVALGDKPPPLYICEECSQRIAGDHAEWLVDVLLPQAEISAICQKKNCSSHVRRAVVTCFSAGCCGRHGNRPVRYCKRCHVNHHSSEVGAAAETHLYQTSPPPINTRECGAEELVCTVEAVISLLKEAEIHAEQREFELNRRRQMGLSASHHSLDNIEFDNKEDDQHDQRLLSQFGIWFLVSLCTPNENTPTESLARLVSMVFQWFHSTAYMMDDEVGSLVEKLKPQFVTKWLKTVCEVRFDVMVMCLLPKPVEFARVGGYWDKSCSTVTQLKEGLNRILCLIPYNVISQPLWECFMPEWLEAIRTEVPDNQLKEFREVLSKMFDIELCPLPFSMEEMFGFISCRFSGYPASVQEQALLWLHVLSELDIVVPLQLLIGMFSDGVNSLKELANQRKARASDLTGNTGARRVSVVSDPGRRGQHNTLSPFPSPFRSPFRSPLRCSPFKNLGHATGHCALDLDCDDDDMNLGCFILMFDLILKQMELQDDGVMLGLDSSLGKDIVGIINNVFQAPWGGSHTCQKDEKALECSLCQSSILCYQLGCELLERLTPREEIRLVEPTDTLEETLILPQPDFSLGTENGSEEEDNPSGTQTDNPTDNPSPDNASMKNNSDKKFSYQQLPVSLQLIYTILQEMSKFEEPDILFNMLNCLKILCLHGECLYLARKDHPQFLAYIQEKMLIPSLWSMLKSEFCQLASLAVPQLLHALSLSHGADIFWNLINTNFNSKDWKIRFEAVEKVAVLCRFLDIGAVTKNHLLKYALAHAFCCFLASVEDVNPAVATRARLLLDTIKRPALQGLCLCLDFQFDTVVRDRPVILSKLLLLHFLKKDIPALSWEFFVNRFETLSLEAQLHLDCNKEFPFPTTITAVRTNVANLSDAAMWKIRRARFARNRQKSVRSLRDSVKGDPSESKRAFSLPESLTNRLPLRLSRQEHSAPTLGDMIEKVLPGQTPSPEDDTVIRDLLPEDAGIDHQTVHQLIMVLMKFMAKDQSSAEADIGSAKAFNTVKRHLYVLLGYDQQEGCFMIAPQKMRTSTCFNAFIAGIAQVMDYNIGLGKQLLPLVVQVLKYCTCPQLRHYFQQPPRCSLWALRPHIRQMWLKALLVILYKYPYRDMDGSKVVLHLIHITINTLNAQYHSCRPHATAGPLYSDNSNMSRYSEKEKEEDSVFDESDVHDTPTGAANKESQTFFARLKRIGGSKSVKYQPVELNAKKSEIELSEYREASALQDSILHCVREESTRKKRLQAMHKQKSLDISNTDSILFSLDEHRRKSCIDRCDLQAPPVVPPPSSATSHSRHHIKGSSDGSSFRVEAIDPVDRRGSRGGQSDISKPVIPEVRLSCMETFEDKQDQSSLSGSTQGKEDQDLIDLSSDCTSIPEKHSLLSMSDSDSLVFEPLPPLRIVESDEEFDLNTIIGSKFNGSPKISASPASSNTLRLSPVVQVSVEDFSSDKKTLKGEEGSLKAFLEKKPGRVTHSTSLELPDRPENICHESPMTLKQKRDLLRKSPHVPDTSLDDTYVTPEEVRIGMGPGTSPSGRTIFLDIPEDRAEPLSSPEKSNSNDDEEDGDDEDEDDMGDEADSDPKPDNADDNDEAEFKIQIVPRQRKQRKIAVSAIQREYLDISFNTFDKLGGEQTTETDHKVMSTLEKPRESASAPTLEAAMPETSHRSSVSTQYRQVKRGSLGALTMSQLMKRQLEHQSSAPHNICTWEAGPTKTSLLSAPSTVSMFVPAPEEFIDEQPTTMSDRCRDCAAVLEEYDEETLGLAVVVLSMFIHLSPDLAAPMLLDIMQSVGRLASSANFSGQAESMLIPGNVAGVAKQFLRCMFHQLAPNGILPQLFQSNIKDGSFLRTLASSLIDFNELSSVAALNMLLEGLNNKKSLPAGGTMLHCLDNIATFMEALPMDSPSNLWTTICNQFQTFLTKLPSVLPLKCPMDSSLRIIICLLKIPTTNATRSLLEPFSKLLSFVIQYGMFSLSYLVELCGLCYKAFNKERDKFYMSRIVVLELLQALKFKSPLPDTNLLLLVQFVCADIGTRLAESTIIQKHMISTLPGCTTAAMECMRQYISELLDFIADMHTLTKLKNHMKACCQPLHEDTFGGNLKVGLAQVAAMEISKGNHRDNKAVVRYLPWLYHPPSTMQQGPKEFIECVSHIRQLSWLLLGSLTHCALHQGSTSCMPIPLDAGSHIADHLIVILIGFPEQSKTSVLHMCSLFHAFMFAQLWTIYCEQAAAAPSLQNQNQTEFSSSAILTGLEFWSRVTPSILQLMAHNKVMVEMVCLHVISLMEALQECNSTIFVKLIPMWLPMIQSNLKHLSAGLQLRLQAIQNRVNCQCLQGQTSGVPPFALRKWLQCTQFKMAQVEIQSSEAASQFYPM